Proteins from a single region of Corynebacterium pseudogenitalium:
- a CDS encoding 1,4-dihydroxy-2-naphthoate polyprenyltransferase, translated as MNAQPNLHAWWEASRPHTWPNAFAPVIAGTGVAAFTAHANLGRALLALLVAWALIIGVNFANDYSDGIRGTDDDRSGPTRITASGLADPKDVKLAAFIAFGVAGLFGIILSVLAGAWWLILVGAACIAAAWFYTGGNNPYGYIGLGEVSVFIFFGLVAVMGTEFVQTGFLSWEGLLVAVAIGAISASVNLVNNIRDIPTDAASGKQTIAVRLGDSRARTLFTVLTCVPFVVSVLLALVYAPALVGLVALPLAIAAIMKVRSGATGTALIPVLGLNGKAMLAWAVLTAVALAFGGMVVPYA; from the coding sequence ATGAACGCACAACCCAACCTGCACGCGTGGTGGGAAGCCTCCCGCCCCCACACCTGGCCAAACGCCTTCGCGCCCGTCATCGCCGGCACCGGCGTCGCAGCCTTTACCGCGCACGCCAACCTCGGCCGGGCACTGTTGGCGCTGCTCGTGGCGTGGGCCCTCATCATCGGCGTGAACTTCGCCAACGACTACTCCGACGGCATCCGCGGCACCGACGACGACCGCTCCGGCCCCACACGCATCACCGCCAGCGGACTCGCCGACCCCAAGGACGTGAAACTCGCCGCCTTCATCGCGTTCGGCGTTGCAGGGCTGTTCGGGATCATCCTGTCCGTGTTGGCCGGGGCGTGGTGGCTGATCCTGGTCGGCGCCGCCTGCATCGCCGCCGCATGGTTCTACACCGGCGGTAACAACCCCTACGGCTACATCGGACTCGGCGAAGTCAGTGTCTTCATCTTCTTCGGCCTCGTCGCCGTGATGGGCACCGAGTTCGTCCAGACCGGCTTCCTGTCCTGGGAGGGCCTGCTCGTCGCCGTGGCGATCGGCGCAATCTCCGCATCCGTGAACCTAGTCAACAACATCCGCGACATCCCCACCGACGCCGCCTCCGGCAAGCAGACCATCGCGGTTCGCCTCGGCGACAGCCGCGCCCGCACCCTGTTCACGGTCCTGACCTGCGTCCCGTTCGTAGTCAGCGTACTGCTGGCTCTGGTGTACGCGCCTGCCCTGGTCGGCCTGGTGGCGCTGCCACTGGCGATCGCCGCCATCATGAAGGTTCGCAGCGGCGCGACCGGCACCGCCCTCATCCCGGTCCTCGGGCTCAACGGCAAGGCCATGCTGGCCTGGGCCGTGCTCACAGCTGTTGCGCTGGCGTTCGGCGGGATGGTCGTCCCGTACGCGTAG
- a CDS encoding glycosyltransferase translates to MWVDYAARQAVASIGAVARLPSLRLAVRSGRLEFPAAGHTVISLTSHGTRLSTVHHTLASLLVGTRRVPTILWLDAEDFDAPWPEPLQELVQRGLQVRRSDGHYGPHTKYYGTFRQLAGTGTSVITVDDDVLYPRWFVEKLVVDPLAVTAYRAHEIALVGEGFAPYTQWRSVRTTAPSPRHFATGVSGVAYPPAMVDYVAAQGDAFLRAAPSADDVWLNMCAVRSGHFVRQVFDKPKEFPLVPGSQSVALVRKNLRGGNDAQLAASYSAEDISAVVNAG, encoded by the coding sequence ATGTGGGTCGATTATGCGGCGCGGCAGGCGGTGGCGTCGATAGGCGCGGTGGCGCGTTTGCCCTCGTTACGGTTGGCGGTGCGCTCTGGGCGTCTGGAGTTTCCCGCCGCGGGGCATACCGTGATCAGCCTGACCTCGCACGGCACCCGCTTATCGACGGTCCACCACACCCTCGCATCGCTGTTGGTGGGGACTCGCCGCGTGCCCACCATCCTGTGGCTGGACGCGGAGGACTTCGATGCACCCTGGCCCGAGCCGCTGCAGGAGCTGGTGCAGCGCGGCCTGCAGGTGCGGCGTTCCGACGGCCACTACGGCCCGCACACCAAGTACTACGGTACGTTCCGGCAGCTGGCGGGCACGGGGACGAGCGTGATTACGGTGGATGATGATGTGTTGTACCCGCGGTGGTTCGTCGAGAAGCTGGTGGTGGATCCGCTGGCGGTGACGGCCTACCGTGCCCACGAGATCGCGCTGGTGGGCGAGGGGTTTGCGCCGTATACGCAGTGGCGCAGTGTGCGCACCACCGCGCCGAGCCCGCGACACTTCGCCACCGGCGTGTCCGGGGTGGCGTACCCGCCCGCGATGGTGGACTACGTGGCCGCCCAGGGCGACGCCTTCCTGCGCGCCGCCCCCAGCGCCGACGACGTCTGGCTCAACATGTGCGCGGTGCGCTCGGGGCACTTTGTGCGCCAAGTCTTTGACAAACCGAAGGAGTTTCCGCTGGTGCCGGGCTCGCAGTCGGTGGCGCTGGTGCGGAAGAACCTGCGCGGTGGCAACGACGCCCAGCTCGCCGCAAGCTACAGCGCAGAGGACATCAGCGCAGTCGTCAACGCAGGCTAG
- the menE gene encoding o-succinylbenzoate--CoA ligase has protein sequence MTKLLELLPVDPAKPLTILPALEEALTGQRALLPVPTNDPARANLLRNTQGVGEPIADDVALVVATSGSTGTPKGALLTPTNLIASADATHQALGGPGQWLLAMPAAFIAGIQVLVRSMVAGVEPAFVDLTHGFHVDEFAARTAEIAATGDRCYTALTPLQLDKAMSTLTGIDALRSFDAVLVGGAATNPALLDSATKLRINVVTTYGSSETSGGCVYDGVPIAGANVRIRDGRIWLGGPLVAQGYRNQPEHPDFAEPGWFRTSDAGQLVDGHLTVEGRVDNVIDSGGLKLQPEVLERFLLGVPGVTDACVVGVPDERFGQRICAAYAGEAQVPDVMDALQDLPRWQVPKELKRVAALPLLGPGKVDRAAVRDLF, from the coding sequence GTGACGAAGCTCCTGGAACTCCTCCCCGTTGACCCCGCCAAGCCGCTCACGATCCTTCCTGCTCTTGAGGAGGCGCTGACCGGCCAGCGTGCGCTACTGCCCGTGCCGACGAACGACCCGGCGCGCGCCAACCTGCTGCGCAACACACAGGGCGTGGGCGAGCCGATCGCCGACGACGTCGCCCTCGTGGTGGCGACTTCCGGGTCCACGGGCACTCCGAAGGGAGCGCTGCTGACCCCGACGAACCTGATAGCCAGCGCGGACGCAACCCACCAGGCGCTCGGCGGGCCGGGCCAGTGGCTGCTGGCGATGCCCGCCGCGTTCATTGCGGGCATCCAGGTGTTGGTGCGCAGCATGGTCGCGGGCGTGGAGCCCGCCTTTGTGGACCTGACGCACGGGTTCCACGTGGACGAGTTCGCGGCGCGTACCGCGGAGATCGCCGCGACTGGGGACCGCTGCTACACGGCGCTGACCCCGCTACAGCTGGACAAGGCGATGTCCACGCTCACCGGCATCGACGCGCTGCGCAGCTTCGACGCGGTGCTCGTCGGCGGGGCCGCCACGAATCCGGCACTGCTGGACTCGGCGACCAAGCTGCGCATCAACGTGGTCACCACCTACGGTTCCTCGGAAACCTCCGGCGGCTGCGTCTACGACGGGGTGCCCATCGCCGGCGCCAACGTGCGCATCCGCGACGGCCGCATCTGGCTCGGCGGCCCCCTGGTCGCGCAGGGCTACCGCAACCAGCCGGAGCACCCCGACTTCGCCGAGCCAGGGTGGTTCCGCACCTCAGACGCAGGCCAGCTTGTCGACGGCCACCTCACGGTCGAAGGGCGCGTCGATAATGTGATTGATTCGGGTGGGCTGAAGCTGCAGCCGGAGGTGCTGGAGCGCTTCCTGCTGGGTGTGCCAGGTGTGACGGATGCGTGCGTGGTGGGCGTGCCCGACGAGCGTTTCGGGCAGCGCATTTGCGCCGCGTATGCGGGTGAGGCGCAGGTACCGGACGTGATGGACGCCCTGCAGGACCTGCCGCGGTGGCAGGTGCCGAAGGAGCTCAAGCGCGTCGCGGCGCTGCCGTTGCTGGGGCCGGGCAAGGTGGACCGGGCCGCGGTGCGCGACCTGTTCTAG
- a CDS encoding ATP-binding protein, which produces MRALYPRQQYFDNLLAVTDSDFVRIITGVRRCGKSTLLELYRRHLREHGTPDDAIMVINFEDQANAALRDPTTFHDAVTQRLAQGLRYLHVDEVQELEDWARVINSLRLNEQLEICVTGSNASLFVGESLTYLAGRYIEIPMLPLSLAEFMEFRYPADARPGLDSAFQEWVTIGGFPATVQLADPVVIRQANSSLFDSIFTRDISLRGQIRDTDAFLRVARFLFDNAGNPVSTHRIVGHLKHEGLKASSETVDRYLGLMADAHLIYQCRDYDTKGKRWLSTNGKFYFVDPGLRTALLGSRPFNFGHDLENMVYLELRRRGYQVATGKVPGGEIDFIANDGQHTLYIQVALTVAEPATLARELAPFDALPAWSRCILLSMDRFAPDTGNVTWRDAIEVLAGGALD; this is translated from the coding sequence ATGAGAGCCCTGTACCCGCGACAGCAGTACTTCGACAACCTGCTGGCAGTCACCGATAGCGACTTTGTTCGCATCATCACCGGTGTGCGGCGCTGCGGGAAATCGACCCTCCTCGAGCTGTACCGCCGCCACCTGCGCGAGCACGGCACCCCAGACGACGCCATCATGGTGATCAACTTCGAGGACCAGGCCAACGCCGCGCTGCGGGACCCGACAACCTTCCACGACGCCGTTACGCAACGGCTCGCACAAGGGCTGCGCTACCTCCACGTCGATGAGGTGCAGGAGCTCGAGGACTGGGCACGCGTGATTAACTCGCTGCGGCTCAACGAGCAACTGGAGATCTGTGTGACCGGCTCCAACGCTTCCCTTTTCGTTGGCGAGTCGCTGACGTATTTGGCGGGGCGCTACATCGAGATCCCGATGCTGCCTCTTTCCCTGGCGGAGTTCATGGAGTTCCGCTACCCGGCGGATGCGCGCCCTGGCCTTGACAGTGCGTTTCAGGAGTGGGTCACCATCGGCGGCTTCCCCGCCACGGTACAGCTCGCGGACCCGGTGGTGATTCGTCAGGCGAACTCCTCCCTGTTCGATTCCATCTTCACTCGCGACATTTCCCTGCGTGGCCAGATCCGCGACACCGACGCTTTCCTGCGCGTGGCCCGCTTCCTCTTCGACAACGCCGGAAACCCGGTGTCCACGCACCGCATCGTGGGCCACCTCAAGCACGAGGGGCTCAAGGCGTCGAGTGAAACGGTGGACCGCTACCTCGGACTGATGGCGGACGCGCACCTTATTTATCAGTGCCGGGATTACGACACGAAGGGCAAGCGGTGGCTGAGTACAAACGGCAAGTTCTACTTCGTCGACCCGGGGCTGCGCACCGCGCTGCTGGGCTCTCGCCCTTTCAACTTCGGCCACGACTTGGAAAACATGGTTTACCTTGAGCTTCGCCGCCGTGGATACCAGGTTGCCACCGGTAAGGTTCCCGGTGGGGAGATTGATTTCATCGCCAACGACGGCCAGCACACACTCTACATCCAGGTGGCGCTCACGGTTGCCGAGCCTGCAACGCTCGCGCGCGAACTCGCACCGTTCGACGCCCTGCCCGCCTGGTCCCGCTGCATCCTCTTATCGATGGACCGCTTCGCCCCCGACACCGGCAACGTCACATGGCGCGACGCCATCGAGGTCCTCGCAGGCGGGGCGCTAGACTAA
- a CDS encoding ATP-binding cassette domain-containing protein, translated as MAVIELKNITKSYGSFDALRGVNLAVREGEVTCVLGDNGAGKSTLIKILAGLHQPTSGEVLIDGQPTTFTSPRDSIDTGIATVHQTLAIVDELSVWRNFFLGQELTGRFGVLRDAEMKQICAKQLLEMGIDIPDVEVDAGNLSGGQRQVVAIARAVYFGARVLILDEPTAALGVKQSGVVLRFVAAARDRGIAVVLVTHNPHHAFLVGDHFTILKLGRQELDEPRENVTLEELTHQMAGGGELEALSHELGR; from the coding sequence GTGGCTGTCATTGAACTGAAGAACATCACCAAGTCCTACGGCAGCTTCGATGCGCTGCGCGGGGTGAACCTCGCAGTGCGTGAAGGGGAGGTCACTTGCGTGCTCGGCGACAACGGCGCCGGCAAGTCCACGTTGATCAAGATTCTCGCTGGCCTGCACCAGCCGACCTCGGGCGAAGTGCTTATCGACGGCCAGCCAACCACCTTCACCTCCCCCCGAGATTCGATCGATACCGGCATCGCAACGGTGCACCAGACGCTGGCGATCGTGGATGAGCTCAGCGTGTGGCGCAACTTCTTCCTCGGCCAGGAGCTCACCGGCCGCTTCGGCGTCCTCCGCGACGCCGAGATGAAGCAGATCTGTGCCAAGCAGCTCCTCGAGATGGGCATCGACATCCCCGACGTCGAGGTGGACGCCGGGAACCTTTCCGGCGGCCAGCGCCAGGTCGTGGCCATCGCACGCGCGGTGTACTTCGGCGCCCGCGTGCTCATCCTGGACGAGCCGACCGCGGCGCTTGGCGTGAAGCAGTCCGGCGTGGTCCTGCGCTTCGTCGCAGCTGCCCGCGACCGCGGCATCGCCGTCGTCCTGGTCACCCACAACCCGCACCACGCGTTCCTGGTCGGTGACCACTTCACCATCCTGAAGCTGGGCCGCCAGGAACTCGACGAGCCCCGGGAGAACGTGACCCTGGAGGAGCTGACCCACCAGATGGCTGGTGGCGGGGAGCTCGAGGCGCTCAGCCACGAGCTGGGAAGGTAG
- a CDS encoding ABC transporter permease, with translation MSAAVSEGASTSDDRLRTHTGFSKLIRRPEFASMLGFIAIFAFFLTVAPAFRSFEALATTLYASSTLGIVALAVGLLMIGGEFDLSSGVAVTTAALAATMLNYNLHLNSWVGAFMALGISLAIGALNGYLVTRTGIDSFLITLAAFLMLQGLNLAVTKLVTGQVATPIISDMEGFPSAHVVFAGTFDIGGVTLNVTVLWWLLLVAIASFVLFRTKFGNWITAVGGDQNAARAVGVPVRRVKILLFMGVGFAAWFVGMHTLFAFDSIQAGQGVGNEFLYIIAAVIGGCAMTGGRGTAVGTAIGALIFGLTNQGIVYAGWNPDWFKFFLGATLLVAVFTNMSFAKYTKGR, from the coding sequence ATGAGCGCGGCAGTGAGCGAAGGGGCGTCGACAAGCGATGACCGGCTACGAACGCACACTGGCTTTTCCAAGCTCATCCGGCGCCCCGAGTTCGCTTCGATGCTGGGCTTCATCGCGATCTTTGCGTTCTTCCTGACCGTCGCCCCCGCGTTCCGCTCCTTTGAGGCGCTCGCGACCACCCTGTACGCGTCCTCGACGCTGGGCATCGTGGCGCTCGCGGTGGGGCTGCTGATGATCGGCGGCGAGTTCGACCTTTCCTCGGGCGTCGCCGTGACCACGGCCGCGCTGGCCGCGACGATGCTGAACTACAACCTGCACCTCAACTCGTGGGTTGGCGCGTTCATGGCGCTCGGGATCTCGCTGGCGATCGGCGCGCTGAACGGCTACCTGGTCACCCGCACCGGCATCGATAGCTTCCTGATTACGCTGGCGGCGTTTTTGATGCTGCAGGGCCTCAACCTAGCGGTGACCAAGCTGGTGACCGGCCAGGTGGCGACACCGATCATCTCCGACATGGAGGGTTTCCCGTCGGCGCACGTGGTGTTCGCGGGCACCTTCGACATTGGCGGCGTCACCTTGAATGTGACGGTGCTGTGGTGGTTGCTGCTCGTCGCGATTGCCTCGTTTGTGCTGTTCCGCACGAAGTTCGGCAACTGGATCACGGCGGTCGGCGGGGACCAAAACGCCGCGCGTGCCGTGGGCGTGCCGGTGCGTCGGGTGAAGATTCTGCTGTTCATGGGCGTGGGCTTCGCGGCCTGGTTCGTGGGCATGCACACCCTGTTCGCCTTCGACTCCATCCAGGCAGGCCAGGGCGTGGGCAACGAGTTTCTCTACATCATCGCTGCCGTCATCGGCGGCTGCGCTATGACGGGCGGGCGCGGCACCGCGGTGGGTACCGCGATCGGCGCGCTGATTTTCGGCCTGACGAACCAGGGCATCGTCTACGCCGGCTGGAACCCTGACTGGTTCAAGTTCTTCCTCGGCGCAACACTGCTGGTCGCCGTGTTTACGAATATGTCCTTCGCTAAGTACACCAAGGGGCGCTAA
- a CDS encoding substrate-binding domain-containing protein, translated as MAKTRTTFFAAALMAAALLVGCSSTGGAPRSENTEGTAGGVDTPRYVVAMVTHGAPGDTYWDLVRKGAEDAAKKDNIELRYSSDPQAPNQANLVRSAVDAGVDGIAVTMPNAEAIGPAARNAVDRGIPVVGLNAGMGKYQDYGMTGFFGQDESVAGNAAGERLKEEGKSNVLCVIHEQGNSSQEARCDGVRKGLDGNVELLYVNGQDLTSVQSTITSKLSQDKSFDTVFALQAPVAMRATESVKQSGSKAQVATFDTNAELVDAIADGRVAFAVDQQPYLQGYLAVDSLWIAKRNGGTLGGGRPVYTGPSFVDKDNVDKVAEAAKAGMR; from the coding sequence ATGGCTAAGACACGGACTACATTTTTTGCCGCAGCACTGATGGCTGCGGCGCTGCTTGTTGGGTGCTCTTCAACAGGCGGCGCACCCCGCTCCGAGAACACTGAAGGGACCGCTGGTGGCGTCGATACGCCGAGGTACGTGGTGGCCATGGTCACGCACGGTGCGCCGGGCGACACCTACTGGGACCTCGTGCGCAAGGGCGCGGAGGACGCGGCGAAGAAGGACAACATCGAGCTGCGCTACTCCTCCGACCCGCAGGCGCCGAACCAGGCGAACCTGGTGCGCTCGGCGGTGGACGCTGGCGTCGACGGCATCGCCGTGACCATGCCGAACGCCGAGGCAATCGGCCCTGCGGCGCGCAACGCTGTCGACCGCGGCATCCCCGTCGTCGGCCTGAACGCCGGTATGGGCAAGTACCAGGACTACGGGATGACCGGCTTCTTCGGCCAGGACGAGTCGGTGGCGGGCAACGCCGCTGGCGAGCGCCTCAAGGAGGAAGGCAAGTCGAACGTCCTGTGCGTCATCCACGAGCAGGGCAACTCCTCCCAGGAAGCGCGCTGCGACGGCGTCCGCAAGGGCCTCGATGGCAACGTCGAACTGCTCTACGTCAACGGCCAGGATCTGACGTCCGTGCAGTCCACCATCACCTCGAAACTGTCGCAGGACAAGAGCTTCGACACCGTCTTCGCCCTCCAGGCGCCGGTGGCGATGCGCGCGACGGAGTCCGTGAAGCAGTCCGGGTCCAAGGCGCAGGTCGCCACGTTTGACACCAACGCCGAGCTTGTCGACGCCATCGCCGACGGCCGTGTCGCCTTCGCCGTCGACCAGCAGCCGTACCTGCAGGGCTACCTGGCCGTCGACTCACTGTGGATCGCGAAGCGCAACGGCGGCACCCTCGGCGGCGGCCGCCCCGTCTACACAGGCCCGAGCTTCGTAGATAAGGACAACGTGGACAAGGTCGCCGAGGCAGCGAAGGCGGGCATGCGATGA
- a CDS encoding AEC family transporter codes for MLDVLTGFAIIFTVIAAGWWLAQKKVIGPGEQRLQLNRIAFHVATPSLIFSSVAVSDTDAFFSPVILVIAIATVTTMLIYWTISAVWFKQDAAETMAGAASSSYYNSVNIGLPIATYVLGDPTYVIPALVLQMAVLSPIVIAGLDRGASGVLKSVIAGLKAPVVVAAFAGFAVSASSWTVPEPVLAPLQILGGASIPMILMSFGASLTGEKVLQSQRLATTTATILKLIGMPAVAWVVASLLGLTGSDMYAALILCALPTAQNVYNYAATYRSGEVICRDTVFLTTFLSLPAMLLIAGVF; via the coding sequence ATGCTTGACGTTCTGACTGGTTTCGCCATCATCTTCACCGTGATCGCGGCGGGCTGGTGGCTTGCCCAGAAGAAGGTGATCGGCCCGGGCGAGCAGCGGCTGCAGCTCAACCGCATCGCGTTCCATGTGGCAACACCGTCGTTGATTTTTTCATCGGTGGCGGTTTCGGACACGGATGCGTTCTTCTCCCCGGTGATCCTGGTGATCGCAATCGCGACAGTGACCACGATGCTGATCTATTGGACGATCAGTGCGGTGTGGTTCAAGCAGGATGCTGCGGAGACCATGGCGGGGGCGGCGTCGTCGAGTTATTACAACTCGGTCAATATCGGGTTGCCCATCGCCACGTACGTGCTGGGGGATCCGACGTACGTGATTCCGGCGCTGGTGTTGCAGATGGCGGTGCTCTCCCCCATCGTGATCGCTGGCCTGGACCGTGGGGCGTCGGGGGTGCTGAAGTCAGTGATTGCGGGGTTGAAGGCGCCGGTGGTGGTTGCGGCGTTTGCGGGGTTTGCGGTGTCGGCGTCGTCGTGGACGGTGCCGGAGCCGGTGCTCGCCCCGCTGCAGATTCTGGGTGGCGCGTCCATCCCGATGATCCTCATGAGCTTCGGCGCCTCGCTCACCGGGGAGAAGGTGCTGCAGAGCCAGCGCTTAGCGACGACCACCGCTACCATCCTCAAGCTGATCGGCATGCCGGCCGTAGCGTGGGTAGTGGCGTCGCTTCTGGGCCTGACCGGCTCCGATATGTACGCGGCCCTCATCCTGTGCGCGCTGCCGACGGCGCAGAACGTGTACAACTACGCGGCGACGTACCGCTCGGGGGAGGTGATCTGCCGGGACACCGTCTTCCTCACCACGTTCCTGTCACTGCCTGCGATGTTATTGATCGCGGGGGTGTTCTAG
- a CDS encoding ArsR/SmtB family transcription factor codes for MHEQSPAPDCCSLGSGPLPPEDAERFAALFKVLADPARLRLLSRLAAEGCEPMSVTALTEYSGLSQPTVSHHLKKLAEAGLLKKSRTGRTVTHEICPAPFAELRTVLQMD; via the coding sequence ATGCACGAACAATCCCCCGCCCCAGACTGCTGCTCACTCGGCTCCGGCCCACTCCCCCCAGAAGACGCCGAGCGCTTCGCGGCCCTGTTCAAAGTGCTGGCAGATCCCGCCCGGCTGCGCCTCCTCTCCCGCCTCGCCGCAGAAGGGTGCGAGCCGATGAGCGTGACCGCGCTTACCGAGTATTCCGGGCTCAGCCAACCGACGGTCTCCCACCACCTCAAGAAGCTTGCCGAAGCCGGACTACTCAAAAAGTCCCGGACAGGCCGAACCGTCACGCACGAAATCTGCCCGGCTCCCTTCGCGGAACTGCGCACCGTCCTGCAGATGGACTAG
- the arsB gene encoding ACR3 family arsenite efflux transporter: MTNPEPTPARMSFLDRFLPVWIILAMAFGLLLGRAVPGLSSTLERFEVGGISLPIALGLLVMMYPPLAKVRYDKTREIATDKRLMTVSIILNWIVGPAFMFALAWLFLPDQPELRTGLIIVGLARCIAMVLVWSDLSCADREATAVLVAINSVFQVLMFGVLGWFYLQILPSWLGLETTSVEFSFFSIVTAVLVFLGIPLLAGVLSRIIGERVKGRAWYEETFLPAVSPLALVGLLYTIVLLFSLQGDQITSQPWTVARVALPLLGYFVGMFLIALVVSKASGMGYAQSASVSFTAAGNNFELAIAVAIGTFGATSAQALAGTIGPLIEIPVLVGLVYLMRGIGQRLFPGDPTLPAARSRS; this comes from the coding sequence ATGACCAACCCAGAGCCGACCCCCGCTCGAATGTCGTTCCTCGACAGATTCCTACCAGTATGGATCATCTTGGCGATGGCATTCGGTCTGCTGCTGGGCCGCGCCGTTCCAGGGCTCAGCAGCACGCTTGAGCGTTTTGAAGTCGGCGGGATATCGCTGCCTATCGCGCTTGGCCTTTTGGTGATGATGTACCCGCCGTTGGCCAAAGTCCGCTACGACAAGACCCGCGAGATCGCCACCGACAAACGGCTCATGACCGTCTCCATCATCTTGAACTGGATCGTCGGTCCCGCGTTCATGTTCGCCCTGGCCTGGCTGTTTCTGCCGGACCAACCAGAGCTACGCACAGGCCTCATCATCGTCGGACTGGCGCGCTGCATCGCCATGGTGCTGGTGTGGTCCGACCTGTCCTGCGCCGACCGGGAAGCCACGGCCGTCCTGGTCGCCATCAACTCAGTATTCCAGGTGCTCATGTTCGGCGTGCTCGGATGGTTCTACCTGCAGATCCTGCCGAGCTGGCTGGGCCTGGAGACCACCTCTGTGGAGTTCTCCTTCTTCTCCATCGTCACCGCGGTACTGGTGTTTCTCGGTATCCCGCTACTTGCCGGAGTGCTCTCCCGCATCATCGGTGAGCGAGTGAAGGGCCGTGCGTGGTACGAAGAGACTTTCCTGCCAGCGGTTTCCCCGCTTGCGCTCGTGGGGTTGCTGTACACGATCGTGCTGCTGTTCTCCCTGCAAGGCGATCAGATTACATCCCAACCGTGGACCGTTGCTCGAGTCGCCCTGCCACTGCTGGGGTACTTCGTGGGCATGTTCCTGATCGCCCTGGTGGTGTCGAAGGCGTCGGGGATGGGCTACGCCCAATCCGCCTCCGTGTCCTTTACCGCCGCGGGCAACAACTTCGAGTTGGCCATCGCGGTGGCGATCGGCACGTTTGGCGCCACCTCGGCTCAAGCGCTGGCAGGTACGATCGGTCCGCTCATCGAAATCCCCGTCCTCGTCGGACTTGTCTACCTCATGCGCGGCATCGGGCAGAGACTCTTCCCAGGCGATCCCACCCTGCCAGCTGCAAGGAGCCGTTCATGA
- a CDS encoding low molecular weight phosphatase family protein: MNPSVLFVCVSNGGKSQMAAALARHYAGDQVSVFSAGTKPGTALNQESVAAIAELGADMSRGTPKPIDPELLRTVDRVVIIGDAAQLSMPADAAGTLERWHTDEPSTRGIEGMERMRLVRDDIDARVCALLRELYHTL; this comes from the coding sequence ATGAACCCCAGTGTCTTGTTCGTCTGCGTCAGCAACGGCGGTAAATCACAAATGGCGGCGGCGCTTGCGCGACACTACGCAGGCGACCAGGTCAGCGTCTTCTCCGCTGGCACGAAACCGGGCACCGCGCTGAACCAAGAATCCGTCGCCGCAATTGCAGAACTCGGTGCCGACATGTCGCGCGGCACACCAAAACCCATCGACCCAGAACTGCTGCGCACAGTCGACCGAGTAGTAATAATTGGCGACGCCGCCCAGCTCAGCATGCCAGCCGACGCCGCCGGCACCCTGGAACGCTGGCACACCGACGAGCCGTCCACCCGTGGCATCGAAGGCATGGAGCGGATGCGCCTCGTACGCGACGATATCGACGCCCGCGTGTGCGCCCTCCTGCGCGAGCTGTATCACACGCTTTGA
- a CDS encoding methionine ABC transporter permease has product MEPLNSWWRDLTGSRVTPSMYLDSFGETVYMVGVALFIGALVGIPLALALVITRPGGLRPNRLVYGVLNVVVNIIRSLPFIILLVAISPFTRSIVGTSIGTTAALVPLTLYIAPFIARLIEQSLLEVNPGITEAAESMGANMWQTIRHFLLPEAKSSIILAVTTATVGLISATAMAGTIGGGGVGDLAIAYGYQQFDSVAMLTTVIILIIVVQAIQSLGNTLARRARA; this is encoded by the coding sequence ATGGAACCGCTGAACTCCTGGTGGCGCGACCTCACGGGCTCGCGCGTGACTCCGTCGATGTACCTCGACTCCTTCGGGGAGACCGTGTACATGGTGGGGGTCGCCCTGTTCATTGGTGCGCTGGTTGGTATCCCGCTGGCGCTGGCGCTGGTGATTACCCGCCCGGGCGGCTTGCGCCCGAACCGGCTGGTGTACGGGGTGCTCAACGTGGTGGTCAACATCATCCGTTCCCTGCCGTTCATCATTCTGCTGGTCGCGATTTCGCCGTTTACCCGCTCTATTGTGGGCACCTCAATAGGCACGACGGCCGCGCTGGTGCCGCTCACCCTGTACATCGCCCCGTTCATCGCAAGGCTCATCGAGCAGTCCCTGCTCGAGGTCAACCCCGGTATCACCGAGGCCGCCGAATCGATGGGCGCGAACATGTGGCAGACCATCCGCCACTTCCTCCTGCCGGAGGCGAAATCCTCCATCATTCTCGCGGTCACGACGGCAACCGTCGGCCTCATCTCCGCGACGGCGATGGCCGGAACGATCGGTGGCGGCGGCGTGGGCGATCTTGCGATTGCCTACGGCTACCAGCAGTTCGACTCCGTGGCAATGCTCACCACCGTGATCATCCTGATTATCGTGGTGCAGGCCATCCAGTCATTGGGTAACACACTCGCCCGCCGAGCACGCGCGTAG